The Candidatus Methylarchaceae archaeon HK02M2 DNA window CGCTATATAGCGATACCAATAAAAACAAAATATTGGAAACCCGGCGACGATTATATTGACATCATAACAAACTCAATAATCGATAAGATTGAAGATGGGGATATTTTAACATTATCTGAGAAGGCAATATCCGTTGCAAAAGGAAGTTTGATCGATGAAAGCAAAATTAAACCAAGTTTGCTCGCTAAATTCCTATCCCATTTTTGGATGAGATACATATGGGGATACATATTAGCAAAAATATGCCATTTAAAGTTAAAGAATGTCTATCGTCTTCGGAGGTATCCTAAAAAGGAAGGGGCGGCACATAAGCAAGTGGCACTTATGTACGCGGGATTTTTACAATCTTTAAGGCATGGATCAGAAGGAGGGATAGATGTAAGCAACCTCCCTTTTTCCTATGCATGCTTGCCTCTAGAAGACCCCTATTTAGAATTAGAGAAAATTGAATTTCAAATTCAGAGAATTACGGGAAAAAAGGTAAGTATAATGATTGTCGATACAGATATGACTTATTCTTGGTATAATTTGCACTTCACACCTCTCCCAAGACCGATGAAAGGCATTATTTCCAAAGGAGCTTTTATTAACTATATTATTGGGAGAAGCCTAAGGCTCAAGTATAGGGCAACACCCTTAGCTGTTAGCTCCAATATGGACCTAGATGAAGCATTAGATATCTCACAAATTGCCCATAAAGTAAGGAGATCGGGGGCAGGGAGGACAGCATGGGATGTTGCAGAAAAGTTTGGTGTGGACCTTACGAAGGTTACTTGGGGGATGCTAGATAGAGTCGAGCATCGTCCAATCGTTTTAATCCGTCCAAGCAAAGAAGATTAGTTTATTAATATTTTAGTAACTTAAAGCAACTTCATTATTTTTAAAAAGTCAGAAACGAGAACTTCCTGAACTTTTCCAATATGGAAATTGTGATTGTTACAAACCGCCCTCCTTACACCAATAATATCGGCGCCCAGTTCTTGAATTTGAACTATGTTCTCCTTGCCCAATTTTCCAGCCAATGCAGCTATCAGACCAAGTTTATGTGATTCATTGACAAAAAGGCGTATTTGAGATGGATTAAGAAAGTTAAATAGATTTGATTCTCCTTTATTTTTAACGTCAATCAACACTCCTTCTGCTCCAGCTTTAAATGCTATACTTGGCAGTAGTAGAGGATCTATTCCACCGAATTCCACATAATCGGCATAGCTTGCGGCAACTACCTTCACTCTAGAGCTAAAACCCTTAACAGACTTGACTACGTTACTCATCATATAAAGTGCCTCATCAAAAGACTTCGGTCCAAATAAACCGATTTTAATATAATCTGCGCCTGAAAATGCAGCTCCCAATGCTGCAAGAGAGGCCGTTCCTGGAAGGTTTGGCATATCTCCTATCGTTGCACTTATCTGAGCTCTCTGCCCAATGATATTTTTTACTTTTGCTATTATCCAAGGGAAGTTCGCACCTAACGCACCTTCTTTTGGATTTTTTACATCTATGATATCTGCTCCTCCTTTAATTGCATCTATGGCCTCGTCAACTTCATTTATACTGACCAACAGCTTCAAGGCATTCATGTTGGCTCTCACCATCTATTCAGAAAATTAGTTGTATTTGATTATTTTTATTCTAAACTATATTAAATCATAGAATCTCTTCAGGTTTCTGAATTCTGCTTTCACGATAGTAACGGGCTTTCAGAAAGTATATACCTACTGTGCAAATTAATACAGTAGATACGATGACTGTAAGTACTATTTCTCTAAAAAGTATAGCATTTTCTATTCCAGATTCTACAAGTAATTCTACAAGTACAGCCGCGGCCAAACCGCGTGGTAACATGACTGTTAAGACGCTTCTATCTATCTTTAAAATAGGTGCTTTGATGGTAGTAAACAAAACAGCTCCATACCTAATTAAGAGCAAAAGAAATGAAATAGCTACGCCCACTAAAATAAGGTATAAGTTATTGAATAAAAGAATAATGCCCATATATGTGAAGAAGAAAGTCCGAATAACAAATGAGATCTCCGAGTGAAATCTTTTCATCATCTTATTGGTTTCAACTCGATGGCCAATATGAATCGTCTCCGAAATTTTAATCTCGTTCCCGAGAACAAGTCCAAAGACCAAAGCAGATATAGCTCCAGTACCACCTATTTCTTCAGCAAATCCATAAATCAATAGAGCTAAGGCGAGAGTAAGAATATCTCCATATGGCTCATCTGTAAAACTACTTAAAACTCTCTGCCACAATATCCCTCCGATAAAGCCAACTACGATTCCAATAGAAAGGCCCGAAGCTATGCCTCTTATTATTAAGTTGAATCCATCTTCAGTTTGACTTGGAAATGTCATGAGCTGTAGAATGGCTATAGCTACAACTATACATATCGCATCTGTAAATGTGGATTCTAGGCTAAGTAAGGTTGAGACCTTTTGGCTAACGTTAATCCTAAATGCAAGCGGAATTACGATAGCTGAGCTTGAACCGCCTATAATGGCACCTAAAAGTAAACCATGCATAAGTTCCCACTCAAAAACCAAAACTGTAAAAATAGATGTAGCTATTATTGATGTTAAAATACTCAAAGAGGCAAGAACAATTGCCCTGGGGCTCTCCTTTAGAACACCATACAAATTTAGATTTAAACCACCATCAAAGAGAATAACTGCGATAGCTAAAGGAGTGAAAATTGGTGCGACACCTTCAAAACCTGATCTATCTATCAAGTTGAGAACCGGTCCAACTAGAAAGCCAATTAAGATCAATATTATGACATCTGGTATCCC harbors:
- a CDS encoding coenzyme F420-0:L-glutamate ligase; its protein translation is MRYIAIPIKTKYWKPGDDYIDIITNSIIDKIEDGDILTLSEKAISVAKGSLIDESKIKPSLLAKFLSHFWMRYIWGYILAKICHLKLKNVYRLRRYPKKEGAAHKQVALMYAGFLQSLRHGSEGGIDVSNLPFSYACLPLEDPYLELEKIEFQIQRITGKKVSIMIVDTDMTYSWYNLHFTPLPRPMKGIISKGAFINYIIGRSLRLKYRATPLAVSSNMDLDEALDISQIAHKVRRSGAGRTAWDVAEKFGVDLTKVTWGMLDRVEHRPIVLIRPSKED
- a CDS encoding (5-formylfuran-3-yl)methyl phosphate synthase; the protein is MNALKLLVSINEVDEAIDAIKGGADIIDVKNPKEGALGANFPWIIAKVKNIIGQRAQISATIGDMPNLPGTASLAALGAAFSGADYIKIGLFGPKSFDEALYMMSNVVKSVKGFSSRVKVVAASYADYVEFGGIDPLLLPSIAFKAGAEGVLIDVKNKGESNLFNFLNPSQIRLFVNESHKLGLIAALAGKLGKENIVQIQELGADIIGVRRAVCNNHNFHIGKVQEVLVSDFLKIMKLL
- a CDS encoding cation:proton antiporter, translated to MDAPLAFIIASTIVIIGFLGNYFFKRTGIPDVIILILIGFLVGPVLNLIDRSGFEGVAPIFTPLAIAVILFDGGLNLNLYGVLKESPRAIVLASLSILTSIIATSIFTVLVFEWELMHGLLLGAIIGGSSSAIVIPLAFRINVSQKVSTLLSLESTFTDAICIVVAIAILQLMTFPSQTEDGFNLIIRGIASGLSIGIVVGFIGGILWQRVLSSFTDEPYGDILTLALALLIYGFAEEIGGTGAISALVFGLVLGNEIKISETIHIGHRVETNKMMKRFHSEISFVIRTFFFTYMGIILLFNNLYLILVGVAISFLLLLIRYGAVLFTTIKAPILKIDRSVLTVMLPRGLAAAVLVELLVESGIENAILFREIVLTVIVSTVLICTVGIYFLKARYYRESRIQKPEEIL